A region from the Leptospira venezuelensis genome encodes:
- the bcp gene encoding thioredoxin-dependent thiol peroxidase translates to MSTLKAGTKAPSFTTLNQDGEKVSLKDLAGKKGLVLYFYPKDQTPGCTTEACDFRDNFARLKKEGYNVVGVSKDSVKSHQKFIEKQELNFTLLSDEDGSICEAYGVWQLKKFMGREFMGILRTTFLIGTDLKILKVYPKVSVKGHVDEILGDIKALGKK, encoded by the coding sequence ATGAGTACTTTAAAAGCGGGGACCAAAGCCCCAAGTTTTACGACCCTGAACCAAGACGGGGAAAAGGTCTCTCTTAAGGATTTGGCCGGGAAAAAAGGTTTGGTATTATATTTTTATCCTAAGGACCAAACCCCAGGTTGCACCACTGAGGCCTGTGATTTTAGAGATAATTTTGCGAGACTGAAAAAGGAAGGCTATAACGTAGTAGGCGTATCCAAAGACTCAGTTAAGTCCCACCAGAAATTTATAGAAAAACAAGAACTCAATTTTACTCTTCTCTCCGACGAGGATGGAAGCATCTGCGAGGCTTACGGAGTCTGGCAGTTGAAAAAGTTTATGGGAAGAGAATTTATGGGGATTCTCAGAACCACCTTCCTAATTGGAACAGATCTGAAAATTTTGAAAGTTTATCCGAAAGTAAGCGTGAAAGGTCACGTTGATGAGATACTAGGCGATATCAAGGCGTTGGGCAAAAAATGA
- a CDS encoding VOC family protein: MKLNPGIVTNKLKETKEFYIGELGFQIVFENDWYILLSTPNGKHEISFLLPDLPSQNPAFQKEYSGFGMYLTIETEDVDTLYSELKKKNVLILLDLKEEEWGDRHFAISDPNGIGIDFVRYTAPVNV; encoded by the coding sequence AAACCCAGGAATAGTCACAAACAAACTGAAAGAGACTAAGGAATTTTATATAGGGGAATTAGGCTTCCAAATCGTATTCGAGAATGATTGGTATATTCTTCTTTCTACCCCGAATGGAAAACATGAAATTTCATTTTTACTTCCGGATCTTCCAAGTCAGAACCCTGCGTTTCAAAAGGAATATTCAGGATTTGGGATGTATCTCACAATTGAAACCGAAGACGTGGATACTCTGTATTCTGAGCTGAAAAAGAAAAACGTGTTGATCCTTTTGGATCTAAAGGAAGAAGAATGGGGAGATAGACATTTCGCAATCTCTGATCCGAATGGGATCGGAATTGATTTTGTGAGATATACAGCGCCGGTAAATGTCTAG